One window of the Leishmania panamensis strain MHOM/PA/94/PSC-1 chromosome 12 sequence genome contains the following:
- a CDS encoding primase 2, putative (TriTrypDB/GeneDB-style sysID: LpmP.12.0640) — MSIINEQQHQLLTNPFRGLHADVSRSYRVDQLMEGATATDLILARQEKKSTAFSFLHFRAGARFYEGHWGSVADMQAQLDTFAKATQTTSSKRISTSYLRGTPIPGFTLFNNDLGLQSPLVQCSYPLIVAQRLLLFPDHLRHFHTICGREQVPCDFYADLDLPGESAVGAEKTLLEVLKYLEVRLPGVGFTDPFFLVLTNAVPSKDKMSYHIHARSFTHLKHRALDTSSGAQRKSSCRKTKTRRKKAPTASTRRGLDEESIDEEHDSDPYDDLSDMVSAVDGNPKGSASSRRGSADLTRVVAFQDYRAVKLIADEVNQTLGRDIIDQNCYRPNGMLRCVFSAKMPSAQDHNYRLQSESSVEAARRRLVPLVTASDPALQRYLSETESVLRTMTDPEILELTFVTRHLDADPKVIKAVHEHAASLVAHKSHGQDGSAEQQHRAAVLHATRKYGFKLIRSRQIMGPQATQAAEYDAYGNVVSPFLTEAAKWRRFKTVTAKLRTLPPRAAETYDVWVRVGLALHNFSNEDHVFEEWVLFSLKSPLKYSREVCRKKWVQFERNPDALNWRRGYNYLNSTVWRQV, encoded by the coding sequence ATGTCGATCATAAATGAGCAGCAACATCAGCTCTTGACAAACCCCTTCCGTGGCCTGCACGCCGATGTGTCCCGCAGCTATCGTGTCGACCAGCTGATGGAGGGGGCGACCGCGACTGACTTGATCCTCGCCcggcaagagaagaagtccaccgctttctccttcttACACTTtcgcgctggtgcgcgtTTCTATGAAGGACACTGGGGGAGCGTGGCTGACATGCAGGCGCAGCTCGATACGTTCGCCAAGGCTACGCAGACGACCTCGTCAAAGCGCATCTCTACTTCATACTTGCGCGGCACGCCGATCCCTGGCTTCACGCTATTCAACAACGATCTCGGCTTGCAAAGCCCGTTAGTGCAGTGTAGCTATCCGCTAATCGTTGCTCAgcggctgttgctgttccCCGATCATTTGCGGCACTTCCACACCATCTGCGGACGTGAGCAAGTGCCGTGTGACTTCTACGCAGACCTCGACCTTCCCGGCGAGTCTGCCGTCGGGGCGGAgaagacgctgctggaggtacTGAAATACCTGGAGGTGCGGTTGCCCGGTGTGGGTTTCACTGACCCCTTCTTTCTCGTCCTGACGAACGCCGTACCAAGCAAGGATAAGATGTCGTACCACATTCATGCTCGGAGCTTCACGCACTTGAAACATCGAGCGCtcgacaccagcagcggggcACAGCGCAAGTCATCATGCAGGAAGACAAAGACGCGCCGCAAGAAGGCACCGACAGCGTCAACCCGCCGCGGATTAGACGAAGAGAGTATAGACGAGGAGCACGACAGCGATCCCTACGACGACCTGAGTGACATGGTCAGCGCCGTGGATGGCAACCCCAAGGGGTCGGCGTCTTCGCGCCGCGGCAGTGCTGACCTCACCAGGGTGGTGGCGTTTCAGGACTACCGCGCAGTAAAGCTTATCGCTGACGAGGTGAATCAAACACTCGGTCGGGATATCATTGACCAAAACTGCTACCGACCAAACGGtatgctgcgctgcgtcttCAGCGCAAAGATGCCCTCTGCGCAGGATCACAATTACCGTCTGCAGTCCGAGAGCAGCGTGGAGGCAGCGCGCAGGCGACTTGTGCCGCTTGTGACAGCCTCCGACCCGGCATTGCAGCGGTACTTGTCGGAGACCGAGTCGGTGCTCCGCACCATGACCGATCCTGAAATCCTGGAGCTGACCTTCGTCACCAGGCATCTGGACGCGGACCCCAAGGTGATCAAGGCCGTCCACGAGCATGCTGCGAGTCTCGTGGCGCACAAGAGCCACGGCCAGGACGGGAgtgcggagcagcagcaccgcgccgccgtgctgcatGCGACAAGAAAGTATGGCTTTAAGCTGATTCGCTCACGCCAGATCATGGGCCCACAGGCAACGCAGGCTGCGGAGTACGATGCCTATGGCAACGTCGTGTCACCCTTCCTTACAGAGGCTGCAAAGTGGCGCCGTTTCAAGACGGTCAcggcgaagctgcgcaccTTGCCACCTCGGGCGGCGGAGACCTATGacgtgtgggtgcgcgtcGGCCTCGCCCTCCATAACTTCAGCAACGAGGACCACGTCTTCGAGGAGTGGGTGCTTTTCTCGCTCAAGTCACCGCTCAAGTACTCGCGCGAGGTGTGCCGCAAGAAGTGGGTGCAGTTCGAGCGTAATCCCGACGCGCTGAACTGGCGCCGCGGGTACAACTACCTGAATTCGACCGTGTGGCGCCAGGTGTGA